A region from the Streptosporangium sp. NBC_01756 genome encodes:
- a CDS encoding DUF305 domain-containing protein gives MISIASALSGCDAAGTGERAPLVAGTGAPVIVPGGPGEAGRTARPGEGLGMSEARVTAADVRFAEGMVPHHRQALEMAALVAPRSSSVALRTIGGRITAAQRAEIAAMTSWLRSVGRPPAGHDDHTVTLEQMNRLRAARGAAFDELFLTLMIAHHEAAMTMAGQELREGTDRAMLAVAQDVLSGQGVEIARMRRLLRR, from the coding sequence ATGATCTCGATAGCCTCGGCCCTCAGCGGCTGCGATGCGGCCGGGACGGGGGAGCGGGCCCCGCTGGTCGCGGGCACCGGGGCGCCGGTGATCGTCCCCGGCGGTCCGGGAGAGGCGGGCCGTACGGCGCGGCCGGGCGAGGGCCTCGGCATGTCCGAGGCCCGGGTGACGGCGGCCGACGTGCGGTTCGCCGAAGGCATGGTCCCGCACCACCGGCAGGCACTGGAGATGGCGGCGCTGGTCGCGCCCAGGTCGTCGTCGGTGGCCCTGCGGACGATCGGCGGGCGGATCACGGCCGCGCAACGGGCCGAGATCGCCGCCATGACGTCATGGCTGAGGTCGGTGGGCCGGCCGCCGGCGGGACATGACGACCACACGGTCACCCTGGAGCAGATGAACCGGCTCAGGGCCGCCAGGGGAGCGGCGTTCGACGAGCTCTTCCTGACCTTGATGATCGCCCACCATGAGGCGGCGATGACCATGGCCGGCCAGGAGCTTCGCGAGGGCACGGATCGGGCCATGCTGGCCGTCGCCCAGGACGTCCTGTCCGGGCAGGGAGTAGAGATCGCCCGGATGCGGAGGCTGCTCCGGCGATAG
- a CDS encoding TIGR03564 family F420-dependent LLM class oxidoreductase, with protein MRIGLLLDEPKGPDALGRLREQIARAAGDGFTSAWMSNIFGLDALTALAVAGSGVPGIELGTGVVPTYPRHPAVLAQQALTVNAALDGRLALGVGLSHQIVIEGMYGYSFERPARHMREYLSVLVPLVRGEHVAFEGETLKAQIGLTTPGTGDMPVLIAALAPRMLKLAGELADGTVLWMTGPKTVTEHVAPAVTEAARAAGRPAPRIVCTLPVCVTDDVEAARERAGEVFKIYGQLPSYRAMLDREGAAGPADVAIVGDEDAVSAQIEALAEAGVTDFVAARFTSDSRTRDFLGTLL; from the coding sequence ATGCGGATCGGACTGTTGCTCGACGAACCCAAGGGACCGGACGCACTGGGCAGGCTGCGGGAGCAGATCGCCCGCGCCGCCGGCGACGGCTTCACCTCGGCCTGGATGTCCAACATCTTCGGTCTCGACGCGCTGACCGCGCTGGCCGTGGCCGGCAGCGGGGTGCCGGGGATCGAGCTGGGCACCGGAGTCGTCCCCACCTACCCGCGCCACCCGGCGGTGCTCGCCCAGCAGGCGCTCACGGTCAACGCGGCCCTGGACGGGCGGCTCGCGCTCGGCGTCGGCCTGTCACACCAGATCGTGATCGAGGGCATGTACGGCTACAGCTTCGAGCGACCCGCCCGGCACATGCGCGAATACCTGTCCGTCCTGGTGCCGCTCGTACGCGGGGAGCACGTGGCGTTCGAAGGAGAGACGCTCAAGGCGCAGATCGGGCTGACGACGCCCGGCACCGGCGACATGCCCGTGCTCATCGCGGCCCTGGCCCCGCGCATGCTCAAACTGGCCGGTGAGCTGGCCGACGGCACCGTGCTGTGGATGACCGGTCCCAAGACCGTGACCGAGCACGTGGCTCCCGCCGTCACCGAGGCCGCCCGCGCCGCCGGACGGCCCGCGCCGAGGATCGTCTGCACGCTCCCCGTCTGCGTCACCGATGACGTCGAGGCGGCCAGGGAACGGGCCGGTGAGGTGTTCAAGATCTACGGCCAGCTGCCGTCCTACCGGGCGATGCTCGACCGGGAGGGCGCCGCAGGACCGGCCGATGTGGCGATCGTCGGCGACGAGGACGCCGTCTCCGCCCAGATCGAGGCGCTCGCCGAAGCGGGAGTCACCGACTTCGTCGCCGCCCGGTTCACCTCGGACAGCCGGACCCGGGACTTCCTCGGCACCCTGCTCTGA
- a CDS encoding helix-turn-helix domain-containing protein → MTEHISAAGDLGRRVAHRRKSLGMTREQLAERARIDPGYLGYLEERAASPGSSTVNQLAVALGTSSDELLGGTVDTPRGRGPAGARPRLERLDTDECMRLISPGGVGRVGFTTSTGPVVIPVNYVIHHGAVLLRTAFGGPLDEDLRTGVKGVEFKVAFEVDHIDDPNRQGWSVLVRGAAHHVSDEERAVAAGAGVEPWAGGDRELYIRITPAEISGRRIHHGPE, encoded by the coding sequence ATGACCGAACACATCTCGGCTGCGGGAGATCTGGGCCGCCGGGTCGCACATCGCCGCAAGTCCCTCGGCATGACCAGGGAACAGCTGGCCGAGCGGGCCAGGATCGATCCCGGCTACCTCGGCTACCTGGAGGAGCGGGCCGCCTCGCCGGGTTCGAGCACCGTCAACCAGCTGGCCGTGGCTCTGGGCACCAGCAGCGATGAGCTGCTCGGCGGCACCGTGGACACGCCCAGGGGACGAGGTCCGGCGGGGGCGCGGCCACGGCTGGAGAGGCTTGACACCGATGAGTGCATGCGGCTCATCTCGCCGGGCGGCGTGGGACGGGTGGGCTTCACCACCTCCACCGGACCGGTGGTGATACCGGTCAACTATGTGATCCACCATGGGGCCGTGCTGCTGCGCACGGCCTTCGGAGGACCACTGGACGAGGATCTGCGCACCGGTGTCAAAGGGGTCGAGTTCAAGGTCGCCTTCGAGGTCGACCACATCGACGATCCCAACAGGCAGGGCTGGAGCGTGCTCGTCCGGGGCGCCGCCCATCATGTCTCCGACGAGGAGCGGGCGGTGGCGGCGGGCGCGGGTGTCGAACCGTGGGCGGGCGGTGATCGGGAGCTCTACATCCGCATCACCCCTGCCGAGATCTCCGGACGGCGCATCCATCACGGCCCGGAGTAG
- a CDS encoding LVIVD repeat-containing protein encodes MHSANVTHVANVPPQAPLDGPQAWGTDLAFQGDHVFVGNYDGFSVFDVSDPTRPAAVSRVLCPGEQNDVSVSGNLLFLSVDSPRGGPACGSEEGRRGSDEGWEGIRIFDITDKAHPAFVSAVRTECGSHTHTLVPGKDGDEVYLYISSPGPEPESTTCPAPHDNLSVVEVPVKDPAAAKVVSMPKISEEKDEESLGGCHDITAYPEKDLAAAACFGDGLLLDISDRPHPRVLQRVHDEENFSIWHSATFDNAAGKVVFGDELGGGVSATCDGATPENHGADAVYDLSEDRKLTLRGYFKIPREQQPDENCVAHNGSLLPVPGRDIMVQSWYQGGVSIWDFTDASAPREIGFFERGPVEGVGGSWSAYYYNGYIYSSDITKGLDVLRIDDPLTDPARKVTLKELNAQTQVSYPE; translated from the coding sequence ATGCACAGCGCCAATGTCACGCATGTCGCCAACGTACCCCCGCAGGCCCCGCTGGACGGGCCCCAGGCATGGGGTACCGACCTGGCCTTCCAGGGCGATCACGTGTTCGTCGGCAACTACGACGGCTTCAGCGTGTTCGACGTGTCCGACCCCACCAGACCCGCCGCGGTCAGCCGGGTGCTCTGCCCCGGCGAGCAGAACGACGTCTCGGTGAGCGGGAACCTGCTGTTCCTGTCCGTCGACTCCCCGCGCGGCGGCCCGGCGTGCGGCAGCGAGGAAGGCCGGCGAGGCTCGGACGAGGGCTGGGAGGGCATCCGGATCTTCGACATCACCGACAAGGCCCACCCCGCCTTCGTGTCGGCGGTCCGCACCGAGTGCGGTTCCCACACCCACACCCTCGTTCCCGGCAAGGACGGGGACGAGGTCTACCTCTACATCTCCTCGCCGGGTCCGGAGCCGGAGTCGACGACATGTCCCGCTCCGCACGACAACCTCTCCGTGGTCGAGGTGCCCGTCAAGGATCCGGCCGCGGCCAAGGTGGTGTCGATGCCGAAGATCTCCGAGGAGAAGGACGAGGAGAGCCTCGGCGGCTGCCACGACATCACCGCGTATCCGGAGAAGGACCTGGCCGCCGCCGCCTGCTTCGGTGACGGGCTGCTCCTGGACATCTCCGACCGGCCGCACCCACGGGTGCTCCAGCGCGTGCACGACGAGGAGAACTTCTCGATCTGGCACTCGGCCACGTTCGACAACGCGGCCGGCAAGGTGGTCTTCGGCGACGAGCTGGGCGGCGGCGTCAGCGCCACCTGCGACGGCGCCACGCCCGAGAACCACGGGGCGGACGCCGTGTACGACCTCTCTGAGGACCGCAAGCTCACGCTCCGCGGTTACTTCAAGATCCCCAGAGAGCAGCAGCCCGACGAGAACTGCGTGGCGCACAACGGGTCACTGCTGCCGGTCCCCGGCAGGGACATCATGGTCCAGTCCTGGTACCAGGGCGGGGTGTCGATCTGGGACTTCACCGACGCGTCCGCCCCGCGGGAGATCGGATTCTTCGAGCGCGGCCCCGTCGAGGGGGTCGGCGGCTCATGGTCGGCCTACTACTACAACGGCTACATCTACTCCAGCGACATCACCAAGGGCCTGGACGTGCTCCGGATCGACGATCCGCTGACCGATCCGGCCAGGAAGGTCACGCTCAAGGAACTGAACGCCCAGACCCAGGTCTCCTATCCGGAGTGA
- a CDS encoding tetratricopeptide repeat protein, which translates to MSRGPFPPESPPLPPLLLPPVDADRRLRGPYTVGGAIASALAPVAAPELLSRYDLELRAMAPDLHGLVPVRRQSVADHLPRAERILVHAPRRTLRLSNGFAEFLREHLTATGPRTLVVENVHEADPTDRELLAVLRRRIDPELLTVVTGEQAVPDESLTPEEHDALADELEREGTIGARLGAIPYHRERGTDPHRAVEAFRSAVEWCLDSGFHDAVAELGLRALPLADPATDPDTWWRLLHSTATALGSLNREDEAEALFDLARRESLSPVTHASAAYSTGMLKVRHHDPARRDLNAALAWVNQAIAISTLLPDPRERAFKLGFDLNGRALVEVRLGAPAKALEFVQEAVELAERDLGPDEHPIHRLVLRANRAQLAIMLGRPEDALEDLDAVIAADPGYPDYYIDRGNLLHRLGRRDAAIADYETAMRVGPPFPEPYYNRAEILFSTGDHRGALVDLDHALELDPEFVDGLANRAGLLAALGEYDRARADAETGLALEPVNPYLLCALGQVEMAEGRHKEARAAFDQALEGAPSLTAAWASRGMLAFETGDPEGAVADFTRALEPGADPALLFNRAMALRAAGRDAEATADLTRALELAPDDDDIRRELTA; encoded by the coding sequence GTGAGTCGGGGACCGTTCCCACCAGAAAGCCCACCCCTTCCCCCCCTGCTCCTGCCTCCCGTCGACGCGGACCGTCGCCTGCGCGGACCGTACACCGTCGGCGGCGCGATCGCCTCGGCGCTGGCGCCCGTCGCCGCACCGGAGCTGCTCTCCCGCTACGACCTGGAGCTCCGGGCCATGGCGCCCGACCTGCATGGGCTGGTCCCGGTCCGACGCCAGTCGGTCGCCGACCACCTGCCCCGAGCGGAGCGGATCCTGGTCCACGCCCCCCGCCGCACACTCCGCCTGTCCAACGGGTTCGCCGAGTTCCTCCGCGAGCACCTGACGGCGACCGGACCGCGGACGCTCGTCGTGGAGAACGTCCACGAGGCCGACCCCACCGACCGCGAACTCCTGGCGGTGCTGCGGCGGCGGATCGACCCGGAGTTGCTGACCGTCGTGACCGGCGAGCAGGCCGTACCGGATGAGTCCCTGACTCCGGAGGAGCACGACGCCCTGGCCGACGAGCTGGAGCGGGAGGGGACGATCGGCGCGCGGCTCGGCGCGATCCCCTACCACCGCGAACGCGGCACCGATCCGCACAGGGCGGTGGAGGCGTTCCGCTCCGCGGTCGAGTGGTGCCTGGACTCGGGCTTCCACGACGCGGTGGCGGAGCTGGGACTGCGCGCGCTGCCGCTCGCCGACCCGGCCACCGACCCCGACACCTGGTGGCGGTTACTGCACAGCACCGCCACCGCCCTCGGCTCGCTGAACCGCGAGGACGAGGCCGAGGCCCTGTTCGACCTGGCCAGACGGGAGAGCCTCTCCCCCGTCACACACGCGTCCGCCGCCTATTCGACCGGCATGCTCAAGGTCCGCCACCACGACCCGGCACGGCGCGACCTGAACGCCGCGCTGGCCTGGGTCAACCAGGCGATCGCCATCTCCACGCTGCTCCCCGACCCGCGCGAGCGCGCGTTCAAACTGGGTTTCGACCTCAACGGCCGTGCGCTGGTGGAGGTACGGCTCGGCGCCCCCGCCAAGGCGCTTGAGTTCGTCCAGGAGGCGGTGGAGCTGGCAGAACGCGACCTGGGGCCGGACGAGCACCCGATCCACCGGCTGGTGCTGCGAGCCAACAGGGCGCAGCTCGCCATCATGCTGGGCCGTCCCGAGGACGCCCTGGAGGACCTGGACGCGGTGATCGCGGCCGACCCCGGCTATCCCGACTACTACATCGACCGGGGCAACCTGCTGCACCGGCTCGGCAGACGGGACGCGGCGATCGCCGACTACGAGACGGCGATGCGGGTCGGCCCGCCCTTCCCCGAGCCGTACTACAACCGGGCCGAGATCCTCTTCTCCACCGGCGACCACCGGGGCGCCCTCGTCGACCTGGACCACGCGCTGGAGCTGGATCCGGAGTTCGTGGACGGGCTGGCCAATCGGGCCGGGCTGCTGGCCGCGCTCGGCGAGTACGACAGGGCGAGAGCCGATGCGGAGACGGGGCTCGCGCTGGAACCGGTCAACCCCTACCTGCTGTGCGCGCTGGGCCAGGTCGAGATGGCCGAGGGCCGCCACAAGGAGGCACGGGCCGCCTTCGACCAGGCTCTGGAAGGGGCACCGTCGCTGACTGCGGCGTGGGCCAGCCGGGGAATGCTGGCGTTCGAGACCGGTGACCCCGAGGGCGCGGTCGCCGACTTCACCCGTGCCCTCGAACCCGGTGCCGACCCCGCGCTGCTGTTCAACCGGGCGATGGCGCTGCGCGCGGCCGGGCGGGATGCGGAGGCGACGGCCGATCTCACCCGGGCGCTGGAGCTGGCACCGGACGACGACGACATCCGCCGGGAACTGACGGCCTGA
- a CDS encoding chorismate-binding protein, with protein sequence MHDSFAYVGGHLATRLRDVTTDLAALDGTGWWAVVVDYEGKVTCARFDDVRPAPLPVPRSPWHGPHPSSWRSSLDRAAYEDGVRRIRDHIERGEVYQANLCRVLTAPLPGDADPLALAVRLAEGNPAPYAAAVSLPGMSVVSASPELYLARDGDLIESRPIKGTGVTARDLLEKDYAENVMIVDLVRNDLGRVAAVGSVSVPALCEVEEHPGLVHLVSTVRARLAPESGWPELFSATFPPGSVTGAPKSSALRIINELEPEPRGPYCGTVGWVDADRHRASLAVGIRTFWLSSDEIHFGTGAGITWGSDPEREWQETELKASRLIALASTSGSAGSGGIR encoded by the coding sequence GTGCACGACTCATTTGCGTATGTGGGCGGGCATCTGGCCACCCGGCTCCGTGATGTCACCACTGATCTGGCCGCGCTCGACGGCACGGGCTGGTGGGCCGTCGTGGTCGACTACGAGGGCAAGGTCACGTGTGCCCGGTTCGACGACGTCCGGCCGGCGCCGCTGCCCGTGCCCCGCAGCCCCTGGCACGGACCGCACCCGTCGTCGTGGCGCAGCTCGCTGGACCGGGCCGCCTACGAGGACGGCGTACGCCGCATCCGCGACCACATCGAACGAGGCGAGGTCTACCAGGCCAACCTGTGCCGGGTGCTGACCGCGCCGCTGCCCGGGGACGCGGATCCGCTGGCGCTGGCCGTACGGCTGGCGGAGGGCAACCCCGCCCCCTACGCCGCCGCGGTGAGCCTGCCCGGGATGAGCGTGGTGTCGGCCTCCCCTGAGCTCTACCTGGCCAGGGACGGCGACCTGATCGAGTCCAGGCCGATCAAGGGGACCGGAGTCACCGCGCGGGACCTGCTGGAGAAGGACTACGCGGAGAATGTGATGATCGTCGACCTGGTCCGCAACGACCTGGGCAGGGTCGCCGCCGTCGGATCGGTGAGCGTGCCCGCGCTGTGCGAGGTGGAGGAGCACCCGGGACTGGTGCACCTGGTCTCCACGGTCCGGGCCCGGCTCGCACCGGAGTCCGGCTGGCCGGAGCTGTTCTCGGCGACCTTTCCTCCCGGCTCGGTGACCGGCGCCCCGAAATCTTCTGCTCTGCGCATCATCAATGAGCTCGAACCCGAGCCGAGGGGGCCGTACTGTGGAACCGTGGGCTGGGTCGACGCAGACCGGCACCGAGCGTCGCTGGCTGTGGGCATCCGGACGTTCTGGCTCTCGTCCGACGAGATCCACTTCGGCACGGGCGCGGGCATAACCTGGGGCAGCGATCCGGAACGCGAGTGGCAGGAGACCGAGTTGAAGGCCTCCCGGCTCATCGCGCTCGCTTCCACGTCAGGTTCAGCAGGTTCAGGAGGAATTAGATGA
- a CDS encoding aminotransferase class IV, giving the protein MNVPVWVNGELISPEQAAVSVFDHGLMVGDGVFETIKCVNGASFALTRHLDRLRLSAQRMDLPEPDVDAIAAGIHACLAEAPPWRLGRIRVTYTSGPGPLGSDRGDQGCTTVVIVDEQKPFPATADVTVVPWPRNERGALTGVKSTSYGDNAKALFYAKARGGGEAIFENLAGNLCEGTGSNVFIVRDGRLLTPTLSSGCLAGVTRALTLEWCDASEEDVPLSALYEAEEAFLTSTTRDIQPIRAVDQTVLPVAPGPITAKAMRVFAERGAADLDP; this is encoded by the coding sequence ATGAACGTGCCCGTATGGGTCAACGGGGAACTTATCAGTCCGGAGCAGGCCGCCGTCTCGGTGTTCGACCATGGGCTGATGGTGGGGGACGGTGTCTTCGAGACCATCAAGTGCGTGAACGGCGCCTCGTTCGCGCTCACCCGCCACCTCGACCGGCTCCGGCTCTCCGCCCAGCGTATGGACCTGCCCGAGCCGGACGTCGACGCGATCGCCGCCGGCATACACGCCTGCCTGGCCGAGGCGCCCCCGTGGCGGCTCGGCCGGATCCGCGTCACCTACACCAGCGGCCCCGGCCCGCTCGGCTCCGACCGCGGAGACCAGGGCTGCACCACCGTGGTGATCGTCGACGAGCAGAAGCCGTTCCCGGCCACCGCGGACGTCACCGTCGTGCCCTGGCCGCGCAACGAGCGCGGCGCGCTCACCGGGGTGAAGAGCACCTCCTACGGCGACAACGCCAAGGCCCTCTTCTACGCCAAGGCCAGGGGCGGAGGCGAGGCGATCTTCGAGAACCTCGCCGGAAACCTCTGCGAGGGCACCGGCAGCAACGTCTTCATCGTGCGCGACGGCCGCCTGCTCACTCCCACGCTGTCCTCCGGCTGTCTGGCCGGGGTCACCCGGGCGCTGACGCTGGAGTGGTGCGACGCCTCCGAGGAGGACGTCCCCCTGTCGGCCCTCTACGAGGCCGAGGAGGCCTTCCTGACCTCCACCACCCGCGACATCCAGCCGATCCGCGCGGTCGACCAGACCGTGCTTCCGGTCGCGCCGGGCCCGATCACCGCCAAGGCGATGCGCGTCTTCGCCGAGCGCGGCGCGGCCGACCTCGACCCGTGA
- the hutH gene encoding histidine ammonia-lyase — MRDNEVVNIGPEPLSFGEVVRVARYGAAVQLTDDAVAAMAAARTRVDELADSPTPAYGVSTGFGALATRHIAPSLRAQLQRSLVRSHAAGSGPEVETEVTRALMLLRLHTLATGHTGVRPKTAKVLQDMLNARITPVVHEYGSLGCSGDLAPLSHVALTIMGEGVVRDASGERVDAAEALKQAGIEPVELAAKEGLALINGTDGMLGMLILAMDDLGRLFRTADISAAMSVEALLGTDRVFAADLQALRPHPGQAASAANLRALLAGSQIMDSHRDGTCTRVQDAYSLRCAPQVAGAARDTLAHAATVAGRELASAIDNPVVLADGRVESNGNFHGAPVGYVLDFLAIAVADVASISERRTDRMLDVARSHGLPAFLADDPGVDSGHMIAQYTQAAIVSELKRLAVPASVDSIPSSAMQEDHVSMGWSAARKLRRSVDGLTRVLAVEILTAARALDLRAPHRPAPATAAVVASLRQAVSGPGPDRFLAPEIEAVVRLVADDVIVAAAESVTGPLG, encoded by the coding sequence ATGCGCGACAACGAGGTCGTGAACATCGGACCGGAGCCGCTGAGCTTCGGAGAAGTCGTCAGAGTGGCCCGGTACGGCGCCGCGGTGCAGCTCACCGACGACGCCGTGGCGGCCATGGCCGCGGCCCGCACCCGCGTGGACGAACTCGCCGACAGCCCCACGCCCGCCTACGGGGTGTCGACCGGGTTCGGTGCCCTGGCCACCCGGCACATCGCCCCCTCGCTCCGCGCCCAGCTACAGCGTTCCCTGGTCCGATCGCACGCGGCCGGCTCCGGTCCCGAGGTGGAGACCGAGGTCACCCGGGCGCTGATGCTGCTGCGTCTGCACACGCTGGCGACCGGCCACACCGGCGTGCGCCCGAAGACCGCAAAGGTCCTCCAGGACATGCTCAACGCCCGGATCACCCCCGTGGTGCACGAATACGGCAGTCTCGGCTGTTCGGGCGACCTCGCGCCGCTCTCCCACGTCGCTCTCACGATCATGGGAGAGGGTGTCGTCCGTGACGCCTCCGGAGAGCGTGTGGACGCCGCCGAGGCGCTGAAGCAGGCCGGGATCGAGCCCGTCGAGCTCGCCGCCAAGGAGGGCCTCGCGCTCATCAACGGCACCGACGGCATGCTCGGCATGCTGATCCTGGCCATGGACGACCTCGGCCGCCTGTTCAGGACCGCCGACATCAGTGCGGCGATGAGCGTGGAGGCGCTGCTCGGCACCGACCGCGTCTTCGCCGCGGACCTGCAGGCCCTGCGCCCGCATCCGGGCCAGGCGGCCAGCGCCGCCAACCTCCGCGCCCTCCTGGCGGGCTCGCAGATCATGGACTCCCACCGGGACGGCACCTGCACCCGCGTCCAGGACGCCTACTCGCTGCGCTGCGCCCCGCAGGTCGCCGGGGCCGCCCGGGACACCCTCGCGCACGCCGCCACGGTCGCCGGACGGGAGCTCGCCTCCGCGATCGACAACCCGGTGGTCCTCGCCGACGGCCGGGTGGAGTCCAACGGCAACTTCCACGGCGCCCCGGTGGGCTACGTGCTCGACTTCCTGGCCATCGCGGTCGCGGACGTGGCGAGCATCTCCGAGCGCCGTACCGACCGCATGCTCGATGTGGCCCGCAGCCACGGCCTGCCCGCCTTCCTCGCCGACGACCCCGGCGTGGACTCCGGGCACATGATCGCCCAGTACACCCAGGCCGCGATCGTCTCCGAACTCAAGCGGCTGGCCGTGCCCGCGAGCGTGGACTCCATCCCGAGCTCCGCCATGCAGGAGGACCACGTCTCGATGGGCTGGTCGGCCGCCCGCAAGCTGCGCCGCTCGGTGGACGGCCTCACCCGGGTGCTCGCGGTGGAGATCCTCACCGCCGCGCGGGCGCTCGACCTGCGGGCACCGCACCGGCCCGCGCCCGCGACCGCGGCCGTGGTCGCCTCCCTGCGTCAGGCGGTCTCCGGCCCCGGTCCGGACCGCTTCCTCGCCCCGGAGATCGAGGCGGTGGTCCGGCTCGTCGCCGACGACGTGATCGTCGCCGCCGCCGAGTCGGTCACCGGCCCGCTGGGATAG
- a CDS encoding ArsR/SmtB family transcription factor has protein sequence MVAEYIAADADIAPVAGLMADPTRAAMLTVLLDGRALAAGELARLAGVSPATASAHLARLLDGGMVTVAAAGRHRYYRLAGPEVAEVLEALAGLSVRPAVRSLRQSRQARQLQEARTCYDHLAGRAGVELLDALLAAGYLTGQDAFEVTSAGEAGFGELGVDVDTVRGGRRRFAPACLDWTERRSHLGGALGAALTGALLDRGWYRRGAARRLVEVTDSGRAGITAIFACKGLTSHTPVT, from the coding sequence ATGGTTGCCGAATACATCGCCGCCGACGCCGACATCGCCCCCGTCGCGGGGCTCATGGCCGATCCGACCAGGGCCGCCATGCTGACCGTCCTGCTGGACGGCCGGGCGCTGGCCGCCGGGGAGCTGGCCAGGCTGGCCGGGGTGAGCCCGGCCACCGCCAGCGCCCACCTGGCCAGGCTCCTGGACGGCGGGATGGTGACGGTGGCGGCCGCGGGCCGGCACCGCTACTACCGGCTCGCGGGTCCGGAGGTGGCCGAGGTGCTGGAGGCCCTGGCCGGGCTCAGCGTGCGCCCGGCGGTGCGGTCCCTGCGCCAGTCCCGCCAGGCGCGGCAGTTGCAGGAGGCCCGCACCTGCTACGACCACCTCGCGGGACGCGCGGGTGTGGAGCTGCTCGACGCGCTCCTCGCGGCCGGATACCTGACCGGGCAGGACGCCTTCGAGGTGACCTCCGCGGGGGAGGCCGGGTTCGGGGAGCTCGGTGTCGACGTGGACACCGTCAGAGGGGGGCGGCGCAGGTTCGCTCCCGCGTGCCTGGACTGGACCGAGCGCCGTTCGCATCTCGGCGGAGCCCTCGGCGCCGCACTGACCGGCGCTCTTCTCGACCGGGGCTGGTACAGGCGCGGCGCGGCGCGGCGGCTGGTCGAAGTCACGGACTCGGGCAGGGCGGGCATAACGGCGATCTTTGCCTGTAAGGGGCTAACATCGCATACGCCAGTTACCTAG
- a CDS encoding SsgA family sporulation/cell division regulator produces MNSATVSAELGLRLVVPDRTTVPLLAGLSYTADDPYAIRMAFHVGNDEPVEWIFARELLTVGIVRRVGDGDVQVWPARADGERTLHISLTSPFGQALFEVPLAPLTEFLHRTYELVPAGRETDFMDLDAELSNMLWSS; encoded by the coding sequence ATGAACAGCGCCACCGTCTCTGCCGAGCTTGGCCTTCGGCTTGTGGTCCCCGACCGTACCACCGTCCCCCTGCTCGCCGGACTGAGCTATACGGCCGATGATCCTTACGCGATCAGAATGGCCTTCCACGTGGGGAACGACGAACCGGTCGAGTGGATCTTTGCCCGCGAACTGCTGACGGTCGGCATCGTGCGACGCGTCGGCGACGGAGACGTCCAGGTGTGGCCCGCACGCGCCGATGGCGAGCGGACCCTGCACATCAGTCTCACGTCACCGTTCGGACAGGCCCTGTTCGAGGTGCCTCTGGCTCCGCTCACGGAGTTCCTGCACCGGACGTACGAACTGGTCCCGGCCGGTCGCGAGACCGACTTCATGGACCTCGACGCCGAGCTCAGCAACATGCTCTGGAGCTCCTGA